From the Bacteroidales bacterium genome, the window TTACTGCCTTGCCTTAGATCACCAATGTTTTTTGTACTGGCGCCAAAAATTGCAGCTAATTTCTTTCCACCGATATTCATTGTGAAACTTTGAGAATAATCCTGGGAAGCACTTCCATAACGGAACATAGCTTTACCAGAACTGAATACTTTTCCGTTGGTTGAAAGAATCGGGTTCTTTGAATAGAAATGCATCACTCCCCCCATAGCATCACTGCCATAAATCACGGATCCTGGTCCATGCACTACCTCAACCCTCTCTAATATATTCGGGTCAATAGTGATCACATTCTGTAGATGGCCGGCACGATAAATGGCATTATTCATTCTGACACCGTCAATCACAATCAAAACCCGGTTGGTTTCCATCCCGCGAATTACAGGACTTCCTCCTCCAAGCTGACTTTGCTGTATGTAGGCAGTACCATTCTGTTGCAGTAATTCTGCGGTTGTCTGGGGATTGCCAAATTGTATTAACCTTGCAGGCAGAATATCAATTTTAGCCGGCAGATCCACATATTTTTCTTCAACCTTATTGGCTGAAAAGACTACTTCTTTCAGATTAATGACCGATGCCGATAATAATACTGTTGTCAGATTTCCTGTGAGAGAAGTCTTTTTCATCTCCAGGATGGTGAAAGATATGTGGGAGAAAATCAGGAGATCATCTTTTTTAAATGCTGAGACATCTGCTTCTCCTTGTTGATTTGTAACTGCTGAAATGGTTTTATTCTGATCATAAATCAGGCATTGACTGACTGGTTGAAGGTCGGTTGCAGAAAGGACCCTCACTGATTGCGGTATTGCTGCAAAACAGGATAACATCAATACCAGGAGTGGTACTAGTTTTTTCATATAATTTCAGATTATGGGAAGTTTTTCCCTTTAGTAACATTAATAGATTTCCGGCTTTGAGATTTCCGGGCAGAATAGTCTGCCATTCAAATGGATAAAATCCATCTTTCAACCATGATCACACATGATTGAAAATAATTCACCTTTCGGATTTCAGGTGAGGTTATTAAGAAATAGCCGGTAAAAATAAATAATTGAAAAATTGAGGAGGCTGATCCGGCACCTGTAACAAAGGATCATGATAGAATGAAAACTGACGTGTTACAAGAATGACTGAACTTCTGTAAACAGAAAAATTTTCTGGCTGATGTATAAAAGCAATCTTCACCAAGTGTTCAAGGAACATTCGTGCATTTTTTGAAGAAGGAAACTTTTTTTGCATTTCCTTGTCCATATTTTTAGAGATACTGATAATCTTGTCTTCTTTATGGTCAGGCTTACATGTATAGGTAATTTTCTCCCCATGATCAACCATACTCACGATATCATACATCTTTCCTTTGTACAGAATCTCTTTCTTACCCCCCTTCAATATCACCTTAACAGAGCCTTTAACAAATGTAAGATCAACAGTTTCAATCACATTACTCTTGCGAATTTCAGAGAATACTTTATGCCTGTGAAACGCTTGCATCACGGGGCCTACTACCATATAACCCACCAGGTTAAACAGCAGGACAGCCACCAGAAATACAGCTATAACAGTACAGACCAATTTATGCATATGCACAAAAGTATTTAATTAAGATGAACGAACAATGCGCTTACTTGTTTAATTCATGCCTAAAATGTAATTTAGATGTGCGATATGCAATTAATGTAAATTTGTTAGATATGATATTTGACCTTGACCTGATTAAAAAAGTTTATGATTCATTTCCTGCCAGGGTATCTGCAGCCAGGCAGCTGATAGGCAGGGATTTAACATTAAGTGAGAAGATTCTGTATACCCATCTGTGGGATAAGTTACCCACAGAGCCTTTTAAAAGAGGTGCAGATTATGTGAATTTTGGACCCGATAGGGTTGCCATGCAGGATGCAACCGCTCAAATGGCATTGCTACAGTTTATGACTGCCGGAAGAAACAGGACAGCAGTGCCGAGTACGGTGCATTGTGATCACCTGATCCAGGCCTCGGTAGGAGCAGAAAAGGATTTGAATCTTGCAAAGGATCAAAATAAAGAAGTATATGATTTCCTTGAATCTATTTCAGCCAAATATGGCATTGGATTCTGGAAACCGGGAGCAGGAATTATTCACCAGGTAATTCTCGAAAACTATGCATTCCCCGGTGGAATGATGATAGGAACTGATTCACATACGGTTAATGCCGGTGGCCTTGGCATGATTGCCATTGGTGTAGGTGGTGCAGATGCTATGGATGTAATGGCCGGTATGGCCTGGGAGCTTAAAATGCCCAAACTGATAGGAGTGAGGCTTACCGGTAAAATGAGTGGCTGGACATCAGCAAAGGATGTGATTCTCAAAGTGGCTGGTATTCTGACCGTTAAAGGTGGAACCGGTGCTATCGTGGAATATTTCGGTGAGGGTGCTGATGCCATTTCTGCCACAGGTAAAGGAACCATTTGTAATATGGGCGCTGAAATCGGGGCAACCACTTCGATCTTTGGTTATGATGATAAAATGAGTGCATACCTGAAAGCAACCGGGCGGACTGAAATTGCCCTTATGGCCGATGGTATCAGGAATGAACTGAGGGCTGACAGCGACATTGCTTTGCATCCTGAAAAGTATTTCGACCAGGTAATCGATATAGACCTGGACAAACTTGAACCCCATGTCAATGGTCCCTTTACACCTGATGCAGCCTACCCGGTTTCTGAATTTGTAAAGATTGTAAAAGAGAAAAATTATCCAAGGAAACTGGAAGTAGGTCTCATTGGATCCTGCACCAACTCTTCCTATGAAGATCTCACCCGGGCGGCATCACTAGCGCAACAGGCAATTGATAAACACCTGGATGCCAAAGCTGAATTTATTATTACTCCCGGGTCGGAACTTATTCGTTTTACCACCGAAAGAGATGGATTGTTATCCACTTTTGGCAAAATAGGCGGCGTTGTGATGGCCAATGCCTGCGGCCCTTGTATTGGACAATGGAAGCGTCATACTGATGACCCGGAACGCAGTAATTCCATTATTACCTCGTTCAACAGGAATTTTGCCAAACGTAATGATGGGAATCCAAATACACATAGTTTCGTTGCTTCTCCGGAAATTGTGACTGCCTATGCCATAGCCGGGGATTTATGCTTTAATCCATTAACGGATAGCCTTCAAAACTCTAAAGGGGAATGGGTTAAGCTGGATGAACCCCAGGGAATTGAACTTCCAACGGCCGGGTTTGATGTGGAAGATGCCGGTTACCTGGCACCTCCGGAAAATGGTTCAGGAATTGAGGTAAGTGTTAAACCAGACTCAGAACGTCTGCAACTTCTCGAACCTTTCAGTGCCTGGTCAGGGTTGGATTATACCCAAATGCCTTTACTCATTAAAGCAAAGGGGAAATGCACAACCGATCATATTTCTATGGCAGGGCCATGGTTGCGTTATCGCGGCCATCTCGACAATATTTCAAATAATATGCTAATCGGAGCCGTGAACTTTTTTGGTGAAAAGACAAATCTTGTTAAGAACCAAATGAGTGGTGAATACGCTTCTGTGCCTGATACTGCCAGGTCTTACAAAGCTTCTGGGATCGGTTCGATCGTTGTTGGAGATGAAAATTATGGAGAAGGTTCCTCAAGGGAGCATGCTGCCATGGAACCAAGGCACCTGGGTGTGAAGGTTATACTTGTGAAATCCTTCGCCAGGATTCATGAAACAAATCTCAAGAAACAAGGAATGCTGGCATTGACTTTCGCCGATAAAGCAGATTATGATAAAATCAGGGAAGATGACAGGATAGATATTTTGGGTTTAACAACATTTTCAGCAGATAAGCCCCTCCTGGCCATTCTTCATCATAAAGATGGAACTTCCGAGCAATTCACTGTGAACCATTCTTACAATTTTATGCAAATCAGTTGGTTTAAAGCTGGTGGGGCATTAAACCTTATCAGGCAACAGAATCAATAGTAGCAGCATTCATCAGTTCTTTCTCTTATTAAAACCAGTACTATGAAAACCAGGCAATTAGTAATTTGGGCATTCAGTATTCTCCTGATTAGTAGCTTATTTCCCTCTTGTGAAGATTGTATCACCGGAAATGGGCAACTGACCAGTAAAAATGTGACAATTGGTGAAATCAGGGATATTCGGTTATCGGGTGATGCCAATCTTCTTTTGATTTCTGACAGCGTTGATTTCCTGAAAATCGAAGGTGAAAGTAATGTGATCGAGACCTATGTTTTTGATGAGTCAGGGGGGACACTGAAGATTAAATCCAATAAATGCATACTTGGCAGTGAACAGGTTACGATCACAATTCCTGTTAGGGTGCTGGAATCCCTCTCTATCAATGGTTCTGGTAACATCAGGTCGAATTCCCGCCTTCGTGCAGGCGATCTTGAGCTGAGTATAAATGGTTCAGGCGATATAGATCTGGATATTGAAGCTGAGAATATAGTGAGCAAGATCAACGGCTCAGGAGCTGTTATACTGAGAGGCTCTTCAAAGAATGAAAGGGTGAATGTTAATGGTTCAGGAGATGTGGATGCTTCCGGATTGGCGGCAGGAAAAGTTAGTGTTACCATCAACGGTTCAGGTGATTGTAAGGTGATGGCCACAACAGCCCTGAATGTTGAGATCAGGGGAAGTGGTAACGTATATTATAAAGGTAGCCCGGATGTGAGCACCGAGATCAAAGGTTCGGGGTCAGTTATGAAACTTGAATAATGATTTTATATCCATACAACCAAGCCAAAGCAATTTTGCCCTTTATCACAACTTATGACACCGTCAATCCCGTGTTCGTAGGATGACAGTGGCCATTATTAACCAATTATCTGTTTGTTTGTGAGAGAAATATCGAAGTTCTTCGCCTGTTTATTCATTTCCTATGTATTCCTGGTGGGTTCAGCCGGGGCCCAGACAGGTGGTAAAAGCACCTATGATTTTTTGTCTATCGCTAATTCAGCGCGTATAGCTGCTTTAGGTGGAAATTTTGCAAGTATTCGTGATCATGACCTGAGTCTTGCGATCCCAAATCCCTCATTGATCACACCTGAAATGAACAATAAGCTGGCTTTCAGCTATGTGAATAATTACTCGGATGTCAATTTCGGTTATGCAGCCTATTCCAGGACTTTTCAGAAATTGGGGAGTTTTACCGGAAGCCTTCAGTTTCTTGATTATGGTGAATTTAAATATGCCAATGAAACCGGTGATATTGCGGGAAATTTCAAGGTAGGTGATTATGCCCTTAACCTTGGTTGGGGAAGAGTATTGGACTCTGTTTTCTCCATAGGGGCAAACTTTAAGGTGATCTATTCTGATCTTGAGGCTTATAGTTCAATGGGATTAGCAGTAGATGTTGCAGGCAGTTATTTCCCCAATAAAAACACTTGTGTATCCCTTGTCTTCAGTAATATTGGAAGACAATTGACCTCATATACATCTAATGGAGTGCAGCCTCTGCCCTTTGAAATTCAACTGGGGGTTTCGAAAAGGCTTGAGCATCTTCCGTTTAGGTTTTCGATCCTGTTGCAGCACCTGGAGAAATGGGATCTTACCTACGAATCACTTGGAGAAGAGATCGACCCATTTACAGGCCAGGCCGTTTCACAAAGCAGCCTGGATAATTTTGCCAATAAAGCTTTCAGGCATGTAGTGCTGGGAGGGGAGTTTATTCCCGCAAAATTTCTGAGCCTGAGAATGGGTTATAACTTCCAGAGACGCCAGGAACTTAAAATTGATTCACGTCCCGGCACCGTTGGCTTTTCATGGGGAATAGGGATCAATGTTTCGAAATTCAGCATCAATTATTCCAGGGCTACCTATCATCTTGTAGGTGCAAGGAATTACGTAACATTGACCACCAACCTGGGTGATTGGACCCGGAAATAATATCAGGATGTTTGTGAAGCCCTGATGATGTCTGCAAAGATTCCGGAAGCGGTTACATCGGCTCCGGCCCCGGCTCCCTTTATAACTAATGGCTGTTCTACATACCTGTCGGTATAAAATAGTACAACATTATCTTTCCCGTATAAATGATAAAGGTCATGTTGAGCATCAATCTGCTGCAATCCCACAGAGGCTTTCCCATTATTCAGGCTGGCAACAAATTTTAGCTTGCACTTTTTTGCATCTGCTTCAAGGAATAGCTTTCGGAAATGCTCTTCATGCTTCTCCATTTCCGCATAGAACTGGCTGACATCACCTTCCAGGCATGACTCAGGAAGGAAGCCGAATGATTCAATCTCCTCCATTTCCATCGCGTATCCTGATTCCCTGGCAAGAATGAGAATCTTTCGCATTACATCCGTTCCACAAAGGTCAATCCGGGGATCCGGTTCAGCATAACCTTCATCCTGGGCCCTTTTCACAATGGAAGCAAAACTATCGGTTCCATTATAAGTATTGAATACAAAATTTAATGTCCCTGATAGCACCGCTTCAATCCGATGAATTTTGTCACCACTTCTTACCAGGTCGTTTAATGTACCGATAATTGGTAAACTGGCGCCAACATTGGTCTCGAATAAATAGGAGGTGTTAAATTCCCTTGCGGTTTCCTTGAGCAAACTATAACTCTTATAGGTGGATGCAGCCCCGATCTTATTACAGGCAACAATGGCAACACTTTTTTTAAGCAAATCCAGGTATGTTTCAACGATCCCTGCATTCGATGTGATGTCGACCAATACTGAATTTCTAAGGTTCTTATCAATAATATATCTTGTAAATTTTTCAAGGCTCATCGCCTCCCCCGAACCTTGATTTTCCTTCCATTTATCCAGGTTAATACCATTTTCATTCAGAATCATATTCCTGCTGTTGGCAATACCTACCACCCTTAGTTGAAGCCGATGGTTCCCGAGAAGGTATTGTTGCTGATTCCTGAGCTGTTCCATCAATCGGCTGCCTACATTACCTATGCCAATTACATATAGGTTCACCTGTTTATAGGACGATTCGAAGAACTCCTCATGCAAGACATTCACTGCTTTTGTTACATCATTTGTACTGATAACAGCAGAAATATTTTTCTCTGAAGATCCCTGGGCTATTGCCCTGATATTCACACTGTTTCTTCCCAAAGCACCAAACATTTTACCACTGATTCCCGGGTGATTTTTCATCTTATCACCCACAAGTGCGATGATGGATAACCCGGTTTCAATTTGTAAAGGTTCAACGATGTTTAATGTTATTTCGACAGCAAATTCATGGTCTACAGCTTTCTTTGCCCTGTTGGCATTGGCTTCATCCACAGCCACACAAATAGAATGTTCCGATGAACTCTGAGTAATCAGAATCACATTGATCTTTTTCTCCGATAATGAGCCAAAGAGCCTCCTGGAAAACCCGGGAATACCTACCATACCACTGCCTTCCAGGCTGAGGAATGCAATTTTATTCATACTGGAAATGCCTCTTACCAGGTTGCTGTTCTCAGAAACATTGCTTTCTATTAAAGTTCCTTCATGATCCGGGTTAAAGGTATTCTTGATCCAGATCGGCACATTCCTGCTCATTAAGGGCTGAAGGGTAGGAGGGTAAATCACCTTGGCACCAAAATGTGTGAGTTCCATGGCCTCTTTATAGGAAATGGAGGGAATTACCCTGGCATTCACAACAACTCTCGGATCTGCAGTCATCATCCCAGAAACATCCGTCCATATCTCAAGGACCTTTGAATCCGTAGCAGCTGCGTAGATGGCAGCGGAATAATCTGAACCGCCTCTGCCAAGGGTGGTTGTAATCCCTTCCTGGCTGGAAGCTATAAAACCAGGAGCCAGGTAGAGATCAGCCGGATGCTCGTTAATAAAGTCACGGATCAACTGGTTTGTTACTTTCATATCAGGAACAGCTGTTCCAAAGCTGGAATTTGTGCATATCAGTTTCCTGGAATCAAGCCAAATATTTTTTATCCCCTGGTAATCCATTGCAGCAGAGATTATCTGCGACGAAAGGTATTCTCCGTGGCTGACAATATTATCCAAAGTGCGGGGTGATAATTCTTTTAGTAGAAACACAGCTTTGCACAGACTCTCCAACTCTAGACAGTTGGTTTTAATAAGTCTCTCAATAGGATTGGGTTGGTTTTCACTCAATAATTCCCTGGCAACCTGTAAGTGACGGTCCTCAAAAACCTTGAGTTTCTGAAGATACTGACTGTCCTGAATGGATGCCAGTTTGCCGGCTTCAATTAACAGGTCAGTTGAACCTCCTAATGCAGAAACTACGATGATAGTCTGATCTTTAGCAAGAGATTTGGTGACAATACTAATTACCTTCTTAATATTTGCACTATTGGCGACTGAAGTCCCCCCGAATTTTAATACCTGCATAACTCACTTTATATTTCTGGGATTAAAGATATGAAATATTCACATTTCTGCATTTGACAGGTTGTTCAGCCCTTTGCAAATGGTTTAATCAAAAGAAAGCAGTAATTCGTTGACATTTATACTGTTTATCATTTAATAATGTCTATTTTCGTTCATTAATACTGGTGATAATGAATGTGACCATTGACCCTGATGCCGGGTTTTGTTTTGGGGTGGAAAAGGCGGTAGAAACTGCACAAATTGAATTAGCCCGGCATGGTCAACTCCTTAGCCTGGGGGATATCGTTCATAATACAGCTGAACAGGAACGTCTGATTGCCAAGGGAATGAAAGTGATCCGGCATGATGAACTAGCAGACTATTCAGGTCAGAGCGTGCTCATAAGGGCTCATGGAGAACCTCCTGAAACATATGCATCTGCCTTAGAAAAAGGCATAGAAGTCATTGACGCGACCTGCCCGATAGTATTAAAACTTCAGGAAAGAATCTGGAAACTGTATCATGAAGAAGCAGGGAAGGATACACAGATAGTGATCTTTGGTAAAATCGGACATCCTGAAATTACCGGTTTATTGGGTCAAACTGAAGGTACTGCCATCATTATCCACAAAGCTGAGGATTTAGAAGGGCTTGATTATTCAAAACCCATCAGGATGTTTTCACAAACCACCATGAGTTTTGAATCATACCAGTCGATTGCTAACCTGGTAAAGGGACGAATGACAAAAGCCGGGAACCTTGACCTGGTAATTAATAAATCCTATTGCCGGCAGGTTTCAGGCCGGACTCAGAGCCTGAAGAGTTTTGCCGCGTCTCATGATCTCATTATTTTTGTGAGTGATAAAAAAAGTTCAAACGGGGAGTTTCTCTATAATGTCTGTCGCTCAGTTAACCCAAACAGTAATTTTGTGCATGGTATTCATGAACTTGATGAAACATGGTTTTCGAATATAAACTCTGTTGGAATAACAGGAGCAACTTCTACCCCAAAGTGGTTGATGGAAGAAGTGGCTGATGTCATTGAAAACGGAGATTTTAGTTGATAAGAAATTCCTTAGACTTTCTTAAGTTTATATATCAATGCTTACTTTCGTAGCATAGAATTATTATGGTAAATTCAACCGGAAAGTCCTGTTAAAGTGTTTCTTAAAAAGCTGAATATCATTAACTTCAAGAGTTATGTTCACTCAGAGATGGAATTCTCTGAAAAGATTAATTGCTTTGTAGGGAACAATGGTGTTGGGAAAACCAACCTTCTGGATGCTATTTATTACCTGTCATTTACCAAAAGCTATTTCAACTCGGTTGATACCATGAATATCAGGCATGGAGAGGAATTCTTTGCCATTCACGGGACCTACCAGCGAAATGGAGGATTGCCGGAAGTTGTTAGTTGTATACAGAAAATCGGATCAAAAAAGCAGTTGAAACTAAATGCAAAAGAGTACGACCGGATGTCGGAGCACATTGGCCAATTCCCTTGTGTGATGGTTTCTCCTTATGACAGGGACCTGATTAACGAAGGCAGCGATGTGAGGCGAAAGTTCATCGACTCAGTAATTTCCCAATTCGATAAG encodes:
- a CDS encoding aconitate hydratase, with the translated sequence MIFDLDLIKKVYDSFPARVSAARQLIGRDLTLSEKILYTHLWDKLPTEPFKRGADYVNFGPDRVAMQDATAQMALLQFMTAGRNRTAVPSTVHCDHLIQASVGAEKDLNLAKDQNKEVYDFLESISAKYGIGFWKPGAGIIHQVILENYAFPGGMMIGTDSHTVNAGGLGMIAIGVGGADAMDVMAGMAWELKMPKLIGVRLTGKMSGWTSAKDVILKVAGILTVKGGTGAIVEYFGEGADAISATGKGTICNMGAEIGATTSIFGYDDKMSAYLKATGRTEIALMADGIRNELRADSDIALHPEKYFDQVIDIDLDKLEPHVNGPFTPDAAYPVSEFVKIVKEKNYPRKLEVGLIGSCTNSSYEDLTRAASLAQQAIDKHLDAKAEFIITPGSELIRFTTERDGLLSTFGKIGGVVMANACGPCIGQWKRHTDDPERSNSIITSFNRNFAKRNDGNPNTHSFVASPEIVTAYAIAGDLCFNPLTDSLQNSKGEWVKLDEPQGIELPTAGFDVEDAGYLAPPENGSGIEVSVKPDSERLQLLEPFSAWSGLDYTQMPLLIKAKGKCTTDHISMAGPWLRYRGHLDNISNNMLIGAVNFFGEKTNLVKNQMSGEYASVPDTARSYKASGIGSIVVGDENYGEGSSREHAAMEPRHLGVKVILVKSFARIHETNLKKQGMLALTFADKADYDKIREDDRIDILGLTTFSADKPLLAILHHKDGTSEQFTVNHSYNFMQISWFKAGGALNLIRQQNQ
- a CDS encoding DUF2807 domain-containing protein; translated protein: MKTRQLVIWAFSILLISSLFPSCEDCITGNGQLTSKNVTIGEIRDIRLSGDANLLLISDSVDFLKIEGESNVIETYVFDESGGTLKIKSNKCILGSEQVTITIPVRVLESLSINGSGNIRSNSRLRAGDLELSINGSGDIDLDIEAENIVSKINGSGAVILRGSSKNERVNVNGSGDVDASGLAAGKVSVTINGSGDCKVMATTALNVEIRGSGNVYYKGSPDVSTEIKGSGSVMKLE
- the porQ gene encoding type IX secretion system protein PorQ, with amino-acid sequence MREISKFFACLFISYVFLVGSAGAQTGGKSTYDFLSIANSARIAALGGNFASIRDHDLSLAIPNPSLITPEMNNKLAFSYVNNYSDVNFGYAAYSRTFQKLGSFTGSLQFLDYGEFKYANETGDIAGNFKVGDYALNLGWGRVLDSVFSIGANFKVIYSDLEAYSSMGLAVDVAGSYFPNKNTCVSLVFSNIGRQLTSYTSNGVQPLPFEIQLGVSKRLEHLPFRFSILLQHLEKWDLTYESLGEEIDPFTGQAVSQSSLDNFANKAFRHVVLGGEFIPAKFLSLRMGYNFQRRQELKIDSRPGTVGFSWGIGINVSKFSINYSRATYHLVGARNYVTLTTNLGDWTRK
- the thrA gene encoding bifunctional aspartate kinase/homoserine dehydrogenase I, giving the protein MQVLKFGGTSVANSANIKKVISIVTKSLAKDQTIIVVSALGGSTDLLIEAGKLASIQDSQYLQKLKVFEDRHLQVARELLSENQPNPIERLIKTNCLELESLCKAVFLLKELSPRTLDNIVSHGEYLSSQIISAAMDYQGIKNIWLDSRKLICTNSSFGTAVPDMKVTNQLIRDFINEHPADLYLAPGFIASSQEGITTTLGRGGSDYSAAIYAAATDSKVLEIWTDVSGMMTADPRVVVNARVIPSISYKEAMELTHFGAKVIYPPTLQPLMSRNVPIWIKNTFNPDHEGTLIESNVSENSNLVRGISSMNKIAFLSLEGSGMVGIPGFSRRLFGSLSEKKINVILITQSSSEHSICVAVDEANANRAKKAVDHEFAVEITLNIVEPLQIETGLSIIALVGDKMKNHPGISGKMFGALGRNSVNIRAIAQGSSEKNISAVISTNDVTKAVNVLHEEFFESSYKQVNLYVIGIGNVGSRLMEQLRNQQQYLLGNHRLQLRVVGIANSRNMILNENGINLDKWKENQGSGEAMSLEKFTRYIIDKNLRNSVLVDITSNAGIVETYLDLLKKSVAIVACNKIGAASTYKSYSLLKETAREFNTSYLFETNVGASLPIIGTLNDLVRSGDKIHRIEAVLSGTLNFVFNTYNGTDSFASIVKRAQDEGYAEPDPRIDLCGTDVMRKILILARESGYAMEMEEIESFGFLPESCLEGDVSQFYAEMEKHEEHFRKLFLEADAKKCKLKFVASLNNGKASVGLQQIDAQHDLYHLYGKDNVVLFYTDRYVEQPLVIKGAGAGADVTASGIFADIIRASQTS
- a CDS encoding 4-hydroxy-3-methylbut-2-enyl diphosphate reductase, which translates into the protein MNVTIDPDAGFCFGVEKAVETAQIELARHGQLLSLGDIVHNTAEQERLIAKGMKVIRHDELADYSGQSVLIRAHGEPPETYASALEKGIEVIDATCPIVLKLQERIWKLYHEEAGKDTQIVIFGKIGHPEITGLLGQTEGTAIIIHKAEDLEGLDYSKPIRMFSQTTMSFESYQSIANLVKGRMTKAGNLDLVINKSYCRQVSGRTQSLKSFAASHDLIIFVSDKKSSNGEFLYNVCRSVNPNSNFVHGIHELDETWFSNINSVGITGATSTPKWLMEEVADVIENGDFS